From Fusobacterium perfoetens:
GAAAAACTTAATGAAATTGCAAAAGATAAAGTAAATCTTTTAATAAAAGAGGAAAAACTTAATCATCTAGCTGGAGGTTATAAATCTTTAGGGGAATTTTTGAGAACTTATGATGTAGAATTTCTTATGGCTGGAGAAAATATAGCTAGAAAAACAAGAACAAATGAGGAAACTATGAATCTTTGGTTAAACTCAAAAGGTCATAGAGCCAATATTTTAAATAAAAGTTTTACAAATATAGGTATTGCTAAGGATAGTGATGAAAATGGAGATATCTATTGGGTACAAATTTTTATAAAAAATAAATAAAATAAAAAAACTATTGTAAATTTAAAAAATAGATTAAATTTTAGAGAAGAAAACTTTAAGAATTACGGAAATTACGAAGAGAAGTTAGATTAACAAGGACTTATTGAACGCTAAAAATCTCAACTGTTTGAGCCTTGGCGAGTTTTGAGATTTTAGTGAGATAAACCGTAGTTAATCAACTTATCGTAGTCTGGAGTAATTCAAAGTTTTCTTTTCTTTATCTATTTATAAAGATACAATAGCTCTATTTATTTTTTATTCAATTACTTTATATTTTTCTGGAACTTCCAAATCAGTCATTCCTAAATATCCTTTACCAAATACATAAGTATCTTGGTAAGTAAATACATAGTTTTCTCTTTCTACTTCATTACTATCAACAAAGTAGCTTCCGTTCCAACCAGCTCCTGGAGTATTATCTTCTAAACTTTTCATAATAGCATCAAAGTCAAGAAGTTCTTCTTTCTCCTCTATAACATTTACTGCGTGATCAGCTAATGCTTGAGCTCCTGCAAAGTTATAAGAATATGCCCAAGTTCCCATTCTTCCACTAGCACCTTTATTAACTACTGTTTTTTCAACTTTAGCTAATATTTTTGGCCAGTTTCCTTTTTCGTCATCACTAAATTTAATTCCTAAAGCTCCTGGATATCCCATTGTTGGAGATGGTAATTCAGCTTCTACAAAATATCCTCCCTCTTCAGCAACTCTTTTTAATAAAGGTTCTGTATGAGCATCGTTTGTACAGAAGAATGCAGTATCTTTTCCATATTGTTTTAACCAGTTAGGTACTTGCTCTAATATATATTGTTGAGCTCCTGCTACCCCAACATCACTTACTGGATCTGGAGCAGAAATGTCATAGAATCCCATTCCTAGATCTTCAGCAGTTTTTTTCATAATATTTCTTCTTCTTGAAATTAATTCATAGCTTAAATGTCTTGGGAAAGATATATGAATAAAGTTTTTAGCTCCCATATCTTTTGCTGCTTTTACTATTAAATATCCTCTGCTTATTGCATCTTGATCCATTACTAAGTCTGCTGCGTCAGCTATCATTTCTGGATCTTCGTGAGGCACATTTGCAAGTAGTAAAATATCAGGTCTTTTTTCTCTAACTCTTCTAAAAGCTTCAACTGTTCCAGGTATAGCTTCTGTCATAATTATAGCTTTCATTTTTGGATCATCTGCAAGAGAAGCGATTTGAGTTATAGTAGTTTCCATCTCCTGCATAAAGTTATATGGATAAGTTAAGTGAATAACTTTTCCTCCATCACTTGCTTTTCCATATTTTTTTAGTATTGCTTCTGCTCCTCTTAATGAGTCTTCAGATTGAGGTACTGTTCCACTCAAAACTCCAATATGATAGTCTGATTCTGCAAAAGAAACGGCTATCATTCCCATTAAAAGGCAACTAAATAACATTTTTTTCATTTGCTTTTCCCCCTAGTTTTTATTTTTATATTTTAGTTAAAATATTTTTTTAAGATTTTTTCAAATTCTCCATTTGATTTTAAAGTAGCTATAGCTTTATTTACATCATCTAATAATTGTTTATCATCTTTTCTAACAGCTATTGCATAATCTTCAGCTTCCCCTTCAGTTTCAGCTAATTTTAAACCTTTATTATTTTTTACATAATTTTTAGCAGTTTCAGAGTCAAGTACAACTGCATCTAATTTTCCATTTTGTAATGCCATAATTCCAGCATAAGCAGCACTAAATTTTTCAGATGGAAGACCCATTTCAGTTATAACTAAATCTCCAGTAAATCCTAACATAACTCCGATTTTTTTACCTTTTAAATCATCAAAAGTTTTTATATCATTATTTGTATCTTGTAAAACTATAACTTGATTTGCTGAATAATATGGTTCAGAGAAGTTAACAGCTTTTTTTCTTTCTTCACTAGCAGTCATTCCAGCTATAACTAAATCTACTTTTTTAGATTGAAGAGCTGGTAAAAGTCCGTCAAAACTCATATCTTTCATAACTACTTCTTTTCCCATTTCTTTTCCAATAGCATTGATAAAGTCAACGTCAAATCCAACCATTTGGTCTTTTTCTAAATATTCAAAAGGAGGAAACTCAGCATTTGTTCCTACATAGATTGTTTTCTTTTCCTCTTTTCCACAAGCTAAAAACATAAACATTGTAAGTAATACACCACATACTTTAAAAACTTTTTTCATAATCATACCTCCATAATTTTTATTTATTAATTAACGATTTAAAACTTTATTTAAGAACTCTTTTGTTCTTTCGTGTTTAGGATTTCCAAATATTACTTCTGGAGAATCGTCTTCTAAAATTGTTCCTCTATCCATAAAGAATACTCTGTCTGCAACATTTTTAGCAAATCCCATTTCGTGAGTAACGATTATCATTGTCATTCCCTCATCAGCTAGCTCTCTCATAACATCAAGAACTTCTTTTATCATTTCTGGGTCAAGAGCTGAAGTTGGCTCATCAAATAGAATTATTTCTGGATCCATTGCAAGAGTTCTAGCAATAGCTATTCTTTGTTTTTGTCCTCCAGAAAGTTGATCTGGATAAGCATTAGCTTTATCTGCTAATCCTACTTTTTTTAAAAGTCCCATAGCTTTTTCGTTTATCTCATCTAATTTAGCATTTTTTATTTTTAAAGGAGATAAAGTAAGATTTTCTAAAACTGTTTTATGTGGGAAAAGATTAAAATGTTGGAACACCATTCCCACTTTTTCTCTTATTTTATTTATATTTGTTTCGTCGTCCATAAGATTTTCATCATTTATATAGATAGCTCCTGCTGTTGGTTCTTCAAGTTTATTTAGACATCTTAAGAATGTTGATTTTCCACTTCCTGAAGGACCGATTATTGCAATAACCTCCCCATCTTGTATATCTACTGATATATCTTTTAATACTTCTAATTTTCCAAAACTTTTATATAGATGTTCTACCTTAATCATTTGTTTTCAACCCCTTTTCAACATTTCTCATTACTTTAGTAAATATTCCTGTCATTATTAAATAGATAAATCCAACTGCTAGTAATGGTTCTACTCCTCTATAAGTTTGGCTTGTAATGATGTTAGCTGAACGAAGAAGGTCAACTCCACCGATAAATCCAACAATTGAAGTTTCTTTTAAAAGTGTTATAAACTCACTTACAAGAGCTGGTAAAATTTTTCTTACAGCTTGAGGAATTATAACTTCTTTCATTGCTAATGAATAAGGCATTCCTAAAGCTCTTGCTGCCTCCATTTGTCCTTTGTCAAGTCCCTCAATACCTGCTCTTATTATTTCGCAAACATAAGCTCCTGAGTTAATTCCGAAAGCTATTCCAGCCGTTAAAAATACTGGCATATCTCTAAATCCTGCAAAAATTATATTTGATAAAATCATAAGTTGCACAACTGCTGGTGTTCCTCTGATTAGATCAGTATAAAGAATTGCTAAACTCGCTAATGGATTGTAATCTCTCCATTTTTTATTTTTGCTGTGTTTAAATGGACGGAAGTTACAAATTCTCATAATAGCAACTAAAACTCCCAAAATTATTCCAAGTACTGCTGAAAATAGTGTTACTCCAACTGAGAAAGAAAGACCTTGTAAAATATATTTATATCTCTCCCCTCCTATAAATATTTCTTGTAGTGTGTTTAAATATTCCAATATAATCCCTCCTAAAAACTTCTATAAATCAATTTTTTAATAAACTTAGGTAATAAAAAAAGCTTAATTTCTCTTGAAACTAAGCCTCAACATCTTAAAACATTAAAAATGTCATAAATCTATGCTCATAGGAAAAATCTTCCTAATCTTTACAAAGAAAAAACAGATATTTTTGGACAAGCTCAAAGAAACGATATTAAATTCGTTTAATAATTTCTATTCCTTTCTTGCCTGAATATAAATACCATAATTTTATCTCCTACTTTTATTTTTTGATTTAACAAATGATAGCAAATTATTTTGCTTTTGTCAAGTTTAATTTAATTTATTTTTTAAACTATTTTGATAAAAAAAGCAACGATTATAGGTAAAAACATAGCTGGTAAAATATTTGTTATCTTTAGCTTTTCTTCAGATAGTAAAAGATTTACACCAAGCCCTGCAAGAATAACCCCACCTATTGCTGTTATATCGCCCATTACACTTGGCTCTGTTATAAGTTTTAGCCAACTTCCCATAAAAAACATTAACCCTTGATAAACTACCACAACAACAGCAGAAAAAATAACTCCTATTCCATAAGTTGATGCAAGCATTAAAGACATTACTCCATCTAAAATAGATTTTATATAGATAAGACTTCCATCTCCATTCAAAGATATTTTTATTGGACCAAGAATCGCCATTGAGCCTACACAAAATATTAAAACTGCTGTAACAAATCCTTGAACTGTATTTGCTCCAGAATTTACTTTTAATTTTTTCTGTAAAAGTTCTCCAAGGTTTTTTAGTTTACCATCTAAATCTAATCTCTCTCCTATAATAGTTCCCACAACTAAATAGCAAGCTATATACATTCCATTTTTATAAGTCAGAGCATCTTTTAATCCCATTATAAAAACAAAAATTCCCAAAACTTTGATTATGGATTCTGTAATATTTTTAGATAAACTTTTTCCAAAAAATAATCCGATCAAACTTCCTACAACTATAAAAATTCCATTTAAAATTATTATTGACATCTTATCCCCCCTTTGTTCAATAATTTTTCTTTATTATAGCAAAATATTATATGAAATTACAGTAATTTTTATATTTTTTTCTTTTAAATCCAACTAAATAATGATATAATTTTTCTATCACTTAGAAAAAGGGGGACTAAAAATATGATAAGTTTTAGCAATGATTACAGTGAGGGAGCTCACATTAATATTATAAAAGCTTTAACAGAAACAAACTTAGAACAAACAGTTGGTTATGGTGAAGATATTTATACTTTAGAGGCTTATGATAGAATTAAAAAATCTTTAGATTGTGAAAATTGCCATATAAGATTTTTAGTTGGGGGAACTCAAACTAACTTAGTTGTTATTTCTCATCTTTTAAGACCACATCAAGCTGTAATATCTTCTGACCTTGGACATATAAATGTACATGAGACAGGAGCTATTGAGGGAACAGGACATAAAGTTTTAACAAATAAAGGAGTTGACGGAAAATTAACTCCAGAACTTATAAAAGAAGTTTTAGATATTCACACTGACGCTCATATGGTACAACCAAAAATGGTTTACATCTCTAACCCAAATGAGATTGGAGCTATCTATTCTAAAAAAGAGTTAGAAGATATCTATTCTTTCTGTAAAGAACACAATCTTTATTTCTATATTGATGGTGCTAGACTTTCTTCAGCTATCGCCTCAACAAAAAATGATATAAAATTATCTGATTATAAAAATCTATGTGACGTATTATATATCGGTGGTACAAAATCTGGAGCTTTATTTGGAGAGGCTGTTGTTTTCTTCAATACTTCTTTAGTTGGAGATTTTCAATATACAATAAAATTAAGAGGAGCTTTACTTGCAAAAGGTAGACTTTTAGGAATCCAATTCAATGAACTTTTCAAAGATAATCTTTATGAAAAAATTGGAAGACATGCCAATGAAATGGCTCTAAGACTTA
This genomic window contains:
- a CDS encoding CAP domain-containing protein; the encoded protein is MRKILKLLSIGILSLFIFSVSFSADDYQKDMLSLVNIEREKENLSPLTLDEKLNEIAKDKVNLLIKEEKLNHLAGGYKSLGEFLRTYDVEFLMAGENIARKTRTNEETMNLWLNSKGHRANILNKSFTNIGIAKDSDENGDIYWVQIFIKNK
- a CDS encoding DUF3798 domain-containing protein produces the protein MKKMLFSCLLMGMIAVSFAESDYHIGVLSGTVPQSEDSLRGAEAILKKYGKASDGGKVIHLTYPYNFMQEMETTITQIASLADDPKMKAIIMTEAIPGTVEAFRRVREKRPDILLLANVPHEDPEMIADAADLVMDQDAISRGYLIVKAAKDMGAKNFIHISFPRHLSYELISRRRNIMKKTAEDLGMGFYDISAPDPVSDVGVAGAQQYILEQVPNWLKQYGKDTAFFCTNDAHTEPLLKRVAEEGGYFVEAELPSPTMGYPGALGIKFSDDEKGNWPKILAKVEKTVVNKGASGRMGTWAYSYNFAGAQALADHAVNVIEEKEELLDFDAIMKSLEDNTPGAGWNGSYFVDSNEVERENYVFTYQDTYVFGKGYLGMTDLEVPEKYKVIE
- a CDS encoding basic amino acid ABC transporter substrate-binding protein — its product is MKKVFKVCGVLLTMFMFLACGKEEKKTIYVGTNAEFPPFEYLEKDQMVGFDVDFINAIGKEMGKEVVMKDMSFDGLLPALQSKKVDLVIAGMTASEERKKAVNFSEPYYSANQVIVLQDTNNDIKTFDDLKGKKIGVMLGFTGDLVITEMGLPSEKFSAAYAGIMALQNGKLDAVVLDSETAKNYVKNNKGLKLAETEGEAEDYAIAVRKDDKQLLDDVNKAIATLKSNGEFEKILKKYFN
- a CDS encoding amino acid ABC transporter ATP-binding protein, producing the protein MIKVEHLYKSFGKLEVLKDISVDIQDGEVIAIIGPSGSGKSTFLRCLNKLEEPTAGAIYINDENLMDDETNINKIREKVGMVFQHFNLFPHKTVLENLTLSPLKIKNAKLDEINEKAMGLLKKVGLADKANAYPDQLSGGQKQRIAIARTLAMDPEIILFDEPTSALDPEMIKEVLDVMRELADEGMTMIIVTHEMGFAKNVADRVFFMDRGTILEDDSPEVIFGNPKHERTKEFLNKVLNR
- a CDS encoding amino acid ABC transporter permease; translation: MEYLNTLQEIFIGGERYKYILQGLSFSVGVTLFSAVLGIILGVLVAIMRICNFRPFKHSKNKKWRDYNPLASLAILYTDLIRGTPAVVQLMILSNIIFAGFRDMPVFLTAGIAFGINSGAYVCEIIRAGIEGLDKGQMEAARALGMPYSLAMKEVIIPQAVRKILPALVSEFITLLKETSIVGFIGGVDLLRSANIITSQTYRGVEPLLAVGFIYLIMTGIFTKVMRNVEKGLKTND
- a CDS encoding DUF554 domain-containing protein, whose product is MSIIILNGIFIVVGSLIGLFFGKSLSKNITESIIKVLGIFVFIMGLKDALTYKNGMYIACYLVVGTIIGERLDLDGKLKNLGELLQKKLKVNSGANTVQGFVTAVLIFCVGSMAILGPIKISLNGDGSLIYIKSILDGVMSLMLASTYGIGVIFSAVVVVVYQGLMFFMGSWLKLITEPSVMGDITAIGGVILAGLGVNLLLSEEKLKITNILPAMFLPIIVAFFIKIV
- a CDS encoding threonine aldolase family protein codes for the protein MISFSNDYSEGAHINIIKALTETNLEQTVGYGEDIYTLEAYDRIKKSLDCENCHIRFLVGGTQTNLVVISHLLRPHQAVISSDLGHINVHETGAIEGTGHKVLTNKGVDGKLTPELIKEVLDIHTDAHMVQPKMVYISNPNEIGAIYSKKELEDIYSFCKEHNLYFYIDGARLSSAIASTKNDIKLSDYKNLCDVLYIGGTKSGALFGEAVVFFNTSLVGDFQYTIKLRGALLAKGRLLGIQFNELFKDNLYEKIGRHANEMALRLKNLFTENGIEFLNDSYSNQLFVILPNNMVKEIEKKYIITYIGKHDENRSVIRFVTSWATTDENIDSFVKDFNENYKFIK